From the Lathyrus oleraceus cultivar Zhongwan6 chromosome 4, CAAS_Psat_ZW6_1.0, whole genome shotgun sequence genome, one window contains:
- the LOC127073608 gene encoding cytochrome P450 734A1, whose amino-acid sequence MKELLSWLKILSFSFIFLLLVLKLTVLLWWRPRKIEGYFSKQGIRGPPYRFFIGNVKELVAMMIQASSQPMPNFSHNILPRVLSFYHHWKKIYGGTFLVWFGPTVRLTVSDPDLIREIFTSKSEFYEKNEAPPLVKQLEGDGLLSLKGEKWAHHRRIISPTFHMENLKLLIPVMATSVVEMLENWSEMSHKGEVEIEVSECFQTLTEDVITKTAFGSSYQDGKAIFRLQAQQMVLAADAFQKVFIPGYRFFPTRRNIKSWKLDKQIKKSLVKLIERRRENSNERIEKGPKDLLGLMIQASNKTNVTVDDIVGECKSFFFAGKQTTSNLLTWTTILLAMHPQWQVQARDEVLKMCGSRDVPTKDHVVKLKTLNMIVNESLRLYPPTIATIRRAKTDVELGGYKIPRGTELLIPILAVHHDQAIWGNDVNEFNPGRFSEGVARAAKHPVAFIPFGLGVRTCIGQNLAVLQTKLALVMILQRFSFRLAPSYQHAPTVLMLLYPQYGAPIIFKQLSTLDNNPQGSSS is encoded by the exons ATGAAAGAACTCTTGTCTTGGCTTAAAATCCTCTCTTTTTCTTTCATCTTTCTTCTTTTAGTTCTCAAACTAACAGTGTTACTCTGGTGGAGACCAAGAAAAATTGAAGGCTATTTTTCTAAACAAGGAATCAGAGGACCCCCTTATCGTTTCTTCATTGGAAACGTTAAGGAACTCGTTGCTATGATGATTCAAGCTTCCTCTCAACCCATGCCTAATTTCTCTCACAACATTCTCCCCAGAGTCCTTTCTTTCTACCATCACTGGAAGAAAATTTACG GTGGAACGTTCCTAGTTTGGTTCGGACCCACTGTTCGACTTACAGTGTCTGATCCAGACCTTATAAGGGAAATCTTCACATCCAAGTCAGAATTTTATGAAAAAAATGAAGCTCCACCACTTGTGAAGCAGCTTGAAGGTGATGGACTTCTTAGCCTTAAAGGAGAAAAATGGGCTCACCACCGTAGAATTATCTCTCCCACTTTTCACATGGAAAATCTCAAA TTGCTGATACCGGTGATGGCAACAAGCGTGGTTGAGATGTTGGAAAATTGGTCGGAAATGAGTCATAAAGGTGAGGTGGAAATAGAAGTCTCTGAATGCTTTCAAACCCTAACAGAAGATGTTATTACTAAGACAGCCTTTGGAAGTAGCTATCAAGATGGAAAAGCTATTTTCCGCTTACAAGCTCAACAAATGGTCTTGGCTGCTGATGCCTTCCAAAAAGTTTTCATTCCCGGTTACAG ATTCTTTCCAACAAGGAGGAATATAAAATCTTGGAAACTAGACAAGCAAATAAAGAAATCGTTGGTGAAGTTAATAGAAAGAAGGAGAGAGAATTCAAATGAGAGAATTGAAAAAGGGCCAAAAGATTTACTTGGATTAATGATTCAAGCCTCTAACAAAACAAATGTGACAGTGGATGATATCGTGGGAGAGTGCAAGAGCTTTTTCTTTGCAGGCAAACAGACCACATCCAACTTGCTGACGTGGACGACCATACTCTTAGCAATGCACCCACAATGGCAGGTACAGGCACGTGACGAGGTCCTTAAGATGTGTGGGTCACGTGACGTTCCAACTAAAGATCATGTTGTAAAGCTCAAGACG CTGAACATGATAGTTAACGAGTCTCTACGGCTATACCCACCTACCATCGCAACAATCCGACGGGCGAAAACTGATGTTGAATTAGGAGGCTACAAGATCCCGCGCGGGACAGAGCTTTTAATTCCAATCCTAGCCGTTCATCACGATCAAGCAATATGGGGCAACGATGTAAACGAATTCAATCCTGGCCGTTTCTCTGAAGGTGTAGCCCGCGCCGCGAAACATCCGGTGGCGTTCATACCTTTTGGCCTCGGTGTGCGCACATGTATAGGACAAAACCTCGCAGTGCTACAAACAAAATTGGCACTAGTAATGATACTGCAGCGTTTTAGTTTCAGGTTGGCCCCTAGTTATCAACATGCACCAACGGTTCTGATGCTACTTTATCCTCAGTATGGTGCACCaatcatattcaaacaattgTCCACACTGGATAATAACCCTCAAGGGTCCTCTTCATAA